The Phoenix dactylifera cultivar Barhee BC4 unplaced genomic scaffold, palm_55x_up_171113_PBpolish2nd_filt_p 000204F, whole genome shotgun sequence DNA segment CCCAGTTCAAGCCCGAAACGGGCCTATCTTTTAGGCCCACCTGGCCTAAATCTCTTCGAGCGCGGTCAACAGACTTCGGGCTGGAGCAGGCTGGCGGGGGCTGCCTCAATAGACTTCTCCAGGATACGCAATATGGTGCAGAAAAAGTTGAAGTAATACTGTAATATAGTAGTAGGTTCATCACTAATGTCGTTGTTAACAGAATGGCATTTCCAGATGTGCATCCAGGATGCAGGTGGACGGGCAATTTTGTCCTCCCATACAATGGATCCATTTGGCGCTGGGACGTTTTGTAAGTTCGGGTAAGTGAGCCCCAGATCCAATCTACATGGGGCGAAGAGCTCGGTATGGATAAATCCCATTGAGTGTAAACGGTCTCATCGCTCCATGGACAACGACGACGCATCCTGGAATGAAATtagaaaaactcttccactcaccGGTCCTCCTCCCCATACCCCTCATATAACTCCATGTCCCCCTCCTCCCGCCGTGGCAAAgattatcatatttatattaattatatttaagtaAATGATCCTTGAACTGTAGTTCGAGAAAATATCGGCTGTTAGCTCTCTTTTTGTTCCTTGCAGTCTGAGGGTTGTTTGCTAGCTTCGCATGGATTATAACGATGGAGATGTTTATAGCAAGAATCGACCAAAACAACAATCATTCATTTGAATGCTCGATAGCTTTCGGAATAGGCCTCCGCATCTAATTTGCCGATACATCGGAAAGGAAAGAGAACACCACGGCCGCACAAGAAACGCCGTTTCGACGTCACCGGGGTTTTCCCCGGAGCATTAATATCCGGAAACGCTACCGTTGAGGGATCGCCGCCACACCGGCGCCGAGTCCCCGGTTCCATCCCACGTGCTTCGCATGCGGGAAATGTTTCTCGAAGAGGACATGCGGACCAACCCGGCTTCCGATCTCCCGCATATATATATCACTGTACGGGCTCCGTCTTTAGCTCGTTACCCCATCCCGTCCTACCGTACACTCCGTCAGTCCAAAGGACCGGCGACACCAAGAGTGACGACCAATCGTGGACGGCGGATAAATCTCCCTCATAGAAACTTTTATGCACACGTAAGTAAATTGTGTTTGTCAGAGACTCGCCCTACCTTCTTAATTTTTCGGCGAAACAAAaagattaatatatatatatatatatatttctctccctcttctcgCTTTCCCTCTCCCATTCCCTTCTTCGTCTCCTCCTACTCGCCTCTTACCCATGGCGAAGCCTCGGCCGGCGAAGCGAATCCTAGACTCCTATACGATCAAAGGATCCAACAAAACCATCAAGCgtaatcctctctctctccgcaATCCTTGTAGAAAAAACCTAAATTTTGAAGCTTTGATCGTGTTTTTGGTAGGGCTCGGAATTGTGAATTTTTCATGTTGTGATTTGGCAGCCGGGGACTGCGTGCTGATGCGGCAGCCGGATTCGTCGAAGCCGCCGTACGTGGCGAGGGTGGAGAGCATCGAGGCGGGGTCGCGGGGCTCCAACGTGAAGGTGAGGGTGCGGTGGTACTACCGGCCGGAGGAGTCGATCGGGGGGCGGCGCCAGTTCCACGGGGCCAAGGAGGTTTTCCTCTCCGACCACTATGACGTCCAGAGTGCCGACACCATCGAGGGCAAGTGTTTCGTTCACAGCTTCAAGAACTACACCAAGCTCGACGCTGTCGGCAACGAAGATTACTTTTGCCGGTTCGAGTATAAGTCGGCGACTGGTAGTTTCATTCCCGACAGAATCGCCGTGTATGAATCCCTACCTCccattccctctctctctctcttttaattTTAGTTCCCTATCTGTTTGGTATTTGTACTTCAGATTATAGACTAGATAACATGGGATTGGTTTAAAGTTGATGTCTTAATGGTTTCGTGTTGGATTTTGTTTGGCGTCAGCTAGTAGTCTTGTTTGAATTTGGAATTATTATCTCTCCGTGCCCTAAAGACTCAACTTTTGAGCATCTAGAATAGTTCTTCAAGTTGGTACACTGACTCGATGTTCCTTTGTGACCTGTTATCACTTGTTGGGTCAaaggatttgttcttggtgtcaaatatatttttttcttggatAGAGTCGTGGTTTTGATGACTATTTTTGTGCATTTGTTTGAATACTGCAATCAACTGGATGCTATAAAGTCTCGCTCGGTATTAATGAACTCATAGAAAATATTCGAAttctacagctggcagtggaGGATGGTGGTCTGGTAGAAAGTAACCTGCTTGAAAATGTTAATTAAATATAATGGCGGCATGTTTGCCTATACATGAAAGACTTGGTTTCCCACTTCCATTTTCAAGCGGAGGGAATTTCTAGGAAAACCATTTTAGTTGTCAGGATAAATCCTTCTCACAAATTATGTAATTAGATCTTCTTCCAACATCAACATTTGTGTGTTGAAAGGAACTTAGAGTAATTAGAAGTTATAATGAATGGATGAGTTGAGGTCCAAGAAGTGGTCTTGGTTGTCATTAAATAACCTGCACCCTTCACCCAGAACATTTCAATTTTCCCTCCTTAACTTGAATcttgtaatctctctctctctctctctctctgggtcAGTCTATCTGCCTGTTTCTGTCTCTGCCTCTCCCTTTTCGGATCATGCCAAAAATATATTCCCTTTGTTGTTGTCTAAGTTGTTTGATGAGGTATTGTaatttttgtttctttcctagttatttatttatcaaTTATTATTATGGGGCAGGTTTTGCAAGTGTGAAATGCCTTACAACCCTGATGACCTTATGATCCAGTGTGAGGGCTGCTCTGACTGGTAGGCCTCTTTAATGTTAATATTAACCATCTTTGTAGtgtttcttttgatcttctgattcTGGACTATAAGTTCTTGTTGGGTTTGATAGAGATGTCACCTGTGTAAACAACTTACAGATTCTTTAGTATTGTTGTTGAACCCTTAATGCATGAAATAACAACATTATCATCTATCTATTTGATGTTGCAACATGCCCAATGTGTGGAAGAAATGATAATttaaaggctttttttttttgaattgctATTATAAAAGCATGCTATTAGGTCGAGGTAAATGCTGTTGAATTGTCATTATTGAAGAATTGGAGGCTTTGCTGATTTTAATATTTAGGATGATATAAAAGGTGAATAGATGCATTTTGCAACAACATGGAGAGTAACAGAAGGGAAATCTTGTAATATAGAGTAGGTGATATCACACTCATGTTTTGACGTCGATGAAAGCCTTAGAAAATGCTTGGGTTATAAAGATGTTAAAGCCACATATGAGCATAGCTAATTGGAGTTTAGAACTTTATCTATCAATCTGTGTGCTTAAGCTGCCAAGCCATATTAAAGGATGCCATTGTGTAGGGCTGAGCTCTTTTGTGTTTAGCCAAAGATCAGGATTTAGGCTTCAAAGGATCGAACTCAATCCCAACCCAATAAATCTAGTTGAGCTTGAGTTCcacctttatttatttattttttattattattattttgggggtggggggtgggagaggaggggggggggttaAAGAATTCAACCTTAATTGATCCATAGTTTGTAAATTCAACTCTGGTCAGCTCGGCTGACCCAATCAACCATATTAACATGGACGCATATCAATCGCTatattttatctagaaatttcaCATATGTACATCATTATTATTGTACTGCCATATGATATGTATGATAAGAGGTGGTAGGATATGAAATTTGTGAACATTGTTACCTTGGACCACTCTTACCCAAATCTTCCTTGGCAACATGCTCTGACAACcaataattcaaatttacctTATGATTTGAATTCACCTTATGACTGGCCGTGACACCACCCTTTAGGCCTGTAGTGCCTCCTTGATATTGAGGTATCCATTGTTTCCTACAGTGCTTTATTTGTTTTCTATGCAGTTGGATCTGCTAACATTTCTGGTCAATTCTTGTGTTATTCCCAGATAAAGAGAATGAGTTATCAGCTTCAGTCCCATTGAAGAAGTTGCATCCAGAAAAACAAAGGCTCCTAATCTTTGTACAGTTTGTGCATTTCCATTACTTTTGGCTTCAAAAGTTGGTTATGGTGCTTGTCCATTTCCCACAGGAAATGATGTCTTAACTGTTTGTGAGCCTTTGATTGTTCATCCAATTACTTCAAGACTCAGCTTTTGGAGCTGAAGAATGATGCTGGATCTAGTCAATATTTGGTAAAACAAGAGAATTATTAAAGTATATTTTTAAACACATCATGGTCCAATGGTCCAGAAACTAGTTACAATGAACTTGCTTCCACATAGGTCATTATTATTGCCAAATTTCTCATTGAGTGGGAAGTGGACCACTTAGTTGGGATTGCATTGTGAAAGTTTCACTTTTTCAAAAGAATTGTTGTAAATCAAATCTTCACTTCATAAAGGCAGAGTGGCCTAAATTAGAGCTATAGCACTTGAAGGGGCTACGTGAACTGAGGTTGTATTGCTTGCGTGACACCCTTTGTCTTTTCTATTGATGAAATTGACTGGGCGATGCTAAAGCAGTTCCGATAGTAGTACGGGCAGTTTCATGGAAGTGTTAATAGGACTCTAATATCACTTTATAAACGAGCTTTATGGTAGCATAATTGTGTGAGAGAGCTCCCTTGTGGAAGTGTTAACAGAACTCTAATATCACTTTATAAACCATGTCTAATTCCTCTTCATGTGCTTCCTTCCATTTAAGCTCATCTAGTGCTATTTGCTCTGGAAATTTGGTTTTAGAAGCAGAAGCTAATGGAAAGTGCCTACTTTTGGTCCGACCCTACACCTAAGGCTCTTGGTATGGTTTGAACCAGCCTGTATGGTTTTCTTGAGTACAAAAACATTTCATGAACTGATGGTGAATTGTAATTGACTGTTGGTGACTGCATGAGCCTGGCAAGGACACCTGAAGTTTCTCGTTCAATTGTGAGGATGTAGAATGAGCCAATCTTGCTTATAGGTTAACAGACTTGTCATGAAGTGCAAGTTCTTCAGAAAAATCTGTGTTCTAGTACTGTGAAACTCAACAAGCAAGTGTTGAAAAATTGCGATAAtgtaatgaatttattattCTGGGCGATAGCCTTACTCACACATGCATTCACATGCACATGTATGACTATGTACGTGTGATTAACCGTACACTTCATATATTACATTATCACATGATACACATCTCTAGGGTGATGTACATACTTTAAATTTTTTGCACAATGTATTAACAGTTGATCATCAACTTGTTCAGTTATTTATGCTGATGTCTTTACATTGCAACAAGCATGCTTGTACAGGTCTGCAGATAAAAATGTCATTCATCAACTGAAACAGGTCCCGTATATAGATGCTTCAATATATGCAGATACACCCTCGGACATATGTACATACTCATTTTGTTAGTTAAATATGTTCATATGTACATAAATTCGTTTGAATCACGTGCTAACTTTTTTCTATCATATCCAAAATGCAGCCGAATATTGGAAATGATCTAGACCAAGGTTTATCATATTGGTtggtaccataccatactggtACCAAATTAGTATGTAGTATTGTACCGTACTGACATTCAGTATGCCTTACCATCTCGTACCATGCTGTACGACGCCATAATAGGATGGTACAGGTACGGAGTCTGGTATTGAGACGGTGAACCTTTTCTAGACCTTGAAAATTAAAATCGAAGTTTTTAGTTTAATGCTACCGATTTGAGTACCTGATTTGTTTCATGATGAAAGTACCCTGCTCTGAAAAAAAATCTCTTTGCATGGATTTCTTTTGTTATCTAGAgatatttgttatattttttctttaatagAATGAGCAGAAATTCTTTTGCATTTGATCCATGCATTCCTTATGATAATGTATTTCTTTTATGTGTCCTATGATTTATATGCACTGTGACCTTTTTCTTTTCGTttcgtttttctttttagttgttACTGTTATAAAAATAGATGCTTTGTTGATTGGTAATGTATTAAAAGTCAAAGCTTCAAAAACTTGCTGAATTCTTTTGCTTCAGGTACCATCCTGCTTGTATAGATATGACTGTTGAGGAAGCTAAGAAGCTTGAGCACTTCTTCTGTCAAAGTTGCTCCTCTCAAAatgaaaagaagacagaagattcTCATAGTGCTTCGAGACAATTGGAATCAAAGGTATTACAATACATAGCTTGCTGATTTGCTGATAATTATATTCCTCTAGAAGGcaatattaattaaaaagataCGCTATAATTACATAATAGAAGGTAGTATTTATAAAATGGAAGTATCAAATGACTTATGTTTGGTGGCCAATATTGAGGTAATATGGAAGCCAATTATGCATGCAGCAGAGCATGTACCAACAACTTCCAACCAAGATATAGAGTATCATGTTATAACATTTATAAACCCCATGAATAagatgttcttagacttgacacAACGAACCAATTAGAGAGTTCCATTATGCAGTTCTCTAGTCTCAATAACTTCACATTCAGTGCTAACATCGGTCCCAGGCTTGAATGGACAAGGTGGAAGGTTGAAACTGTCTGTCTGTAGGAAAGAAGTTTAAATAACAAGACAGCTTCTTGCTAAGTTTGTACCCTTGCTGGGGTCTCCCCGACAAGCAACAGGCTCTGATTTACTCCAATTTTGTTGAGAAATAGGTAGGAATTGACATGCCTCCTGCACTGTTTTAAAAGATTTCAGGTGGTAGATGGGCAGCCAGGGGGGCACCTGTGCCTAGGCACTGGGCAGATACCTAGTCTGACACCAGAGTCAAGGTGgcccaaaaagaaaattcaaaaaaaatgaggaaTTTCAACAGGATGTAGTCAGGGGGAACATATTATGACGTAATAAGTCAATGGATAGTATGAGCTTGGAAACATCTAATACTAATTCGTAAATCAATCTTGTCCATAGATATACTGTCAGACATGATTTAAAAGTATAAAAATGTTGGCAGCCCCGCTGAGGGCAACTGCCTCTTGGGCTGCTTGAGTTGTTATTTAAGCCACCGGACTTCTTAGAGAGCATTGCAGCACATCTTAATGCCACTGTGATGAGGAATGAGCAGTAGTTGGCTATGCCCTCCTCTATAAATGTTGCCCCCAAATTTGACCTGATTCTGGTGAGAATTGTGCTTTTACTAGGTGTAGGTGCCCTTTTAGGAAATTATGCTGTGTGGTATCCAGTTGGGGTGACAATTCAACACAATGGTGGTGAGAACTGTATTAGGGTTGACTGATGCAATAATGTCGGGAGTTACTGAAGCTGTTTGCTTTTCTTGTTTCTTGTAATTTTTCGAAATGGCCCTCCTCTAATTTGAAAATGAGGCTCTTTAACGTTGGGAAAGGAACCGTGACTATTGCATCTTTTATGTTTTTCCAGGGGTCATTCACATTGGTTACATATGGTTTATGGATGGTATTTTAATATCAAATTGCCTACATTTATTTAAGAAACCTTATTATCTGTTATCATGTCACCTTATCTAAATCTGTACCTTGTTCTCTTAAGAAGCCCATtcattcacatccatctgcatgTTGAATGGTTGCATCCTTTGTGTAATGTACAGGCATCTTTCAGAATGCAACCTTTTCTATTTTTAACATAAACTTCCACAGAGCAAATTCTCATTGTTCATATCCCTCTTGAAGCTAGAACCATGCTTTGCCATTGTTGATTACTCAAGAATCTTAAAGTTTTCCATTTCAAAAGTATGTGTGTGTACATTGATGCTTTCGCTTTTCACTCTTTTCAGGTAATCTGATTTTCTCGCTTTAAccagtcctctttttttttttttggtgttgtGTCACTCAACTTGCTTGAATAATTCAGGAAATTCCAGAAGTAAGGTTCCATATGATTATATGGAAATTCTTGAGGCAGCATATTATTTTGACATtttcaaaagtaaaaaaaaaaatcttctgtGATAAGCTAGCAGTATTGGTTGATTGTTTTCTCTGCATGGCTTTGTTAACCATACGATTTCTACCTAGCAAGCACTGTGCATCTTTATGTTCTGTAGATTTACCATAGCGAGGGGATTTCTTCAATCCTTGTATTTCTCAGTTATGCCCTTCCATGACTTCTCTGATCAATTACTGTTTTCTGTTCAAACAATGGGAAAAGT contains these protein-coding regions:
- the LOC103712018 gene encoding chromatin remodeling protein EBS-like isoform X1; the protein is MAKPRPAKRILDSYTIKGSNKTIKPGDCVLMRQPDSSKPPYVARVESIEAGSRGSNVKVRVRWYYRPEESIGGRRQFHGAKEVFLSDHYDVQSADTIEGKCFVHSFKNYTKLDAVGNEDYFCRFEYKSATGSFIPDRIAVFCKCEMPYNPDDLMIQCEGCSDWYHPACIDMTVEEAKKLEHFFCQSCSSQNEKKTEDSHSASRQLESKVESKRRRR
- the LOC103712018 gene encoding chromatin remodeling protein EBS-like isoform X2, whose amino-acid sequence is MAKPRPAKRILDSYTIKGSNKTIKPGDCVLMRQPDSSKPPYVARVESIEAGSRGSNVKVRVRWYYRPEESIGGRRQFHGAKEVFLSDHYDVQSADTIEGKCFVHSFKNYTKLDAVGNEDYFCRFEYKSATGSFIPDRIAVYHPACIDMTVEEAKKLEHFFCQSCSSQNEKKTEDSHSASRQLESKVESKRRRR